In Sporosarcina luteola, a single window of DNA contains:
- a CDS encoding YebC/PmpR family DNA-binding transcriptional regulator — MGRKWNNIKEKKASKDANTSRIYAKFGRELYVAAKQGEPDPELNQTLKVVVERAKTYNVPKAIIDRAIEKAKGGAEENYDELRYEGFGPNGSMVIVDALTNNVNRTASEVRAAFGKNGGNMGVSGSVAYMFDATAVFGLEGKTADEVLELLMEADVEVRDILEEEDTVIVYAEPDQFHAVQEALKNAGITEFSVAELTMLAHNDVTLDADAQAQFEKMIDALDDLEDVQQVYHNVELGE, encoded by the coding sequence ATGGGCCGTAAATGGAATAATATTAAAGAGAAAAAAGCTTCGAAGGATGCAAATACGAGTCGTATTTACGCAAAGTTCGGGCGTGAATTATATGTTGCAGCAAAACAGGGTGAGCCGGATCCCGAGTTGAACCAAACGTTGAAAGTGGTAGTGGAGCGTGCGAAAACATACAACGTTCCGAAAGCGATCATTGACCGCGCAATCGAGAAGGCGAAAGGCGGCGCAGAGGAAAACTATGACGAGTTGCGTTACGAAGGCTTCGGCCCGAACGGATCGATGGTTATCGTCGATGCGCTGACGAACAACGTCAACCGCACCGCTTCCGAAGTGCGCGCAGCTTTCGGGAAAAACGGCGGAAACATGGGTGTCAGCGGTTCCGTTGCATACATGTTCGACGCGACTGCCGTTTTTGGTTTGGAAGGCAAAACTGCGGATGAAGTGTTGGAACTTCTAATGGAAGCAGACGTTGAAGTCCGCGATATTTTAGAAGAAGAAGACACGGTCATTGTCTACGCAGAACCGGACCAATTCCATGCTGTGCAGGAAGCTTTGAAGAATGCTGGCATCACAGAATTCTCCGTAGCTGAATTGACGATGCTCGCTCATAATGATGTCACTTTGGATGCTGATGCGCAAGCGCAGTTCGAGAAAATGATTGACGCATTGGATGACCTGGAAGACGTTCAACAAGTTTACCATAATGTTGAATTAGGGGAATAA
- a CDS encoding putative RNA methyltransferase, whose amino-acid sequence MKMTKKMQSALVMENNIQLFICPICSAEMEIEEHSRLICRTMHSFDLAKSGYVNLAPQAHATKYDKSLFEARTAVMSSGFFEPVLETIISRLDNQFAGSDCPVVLDAGCGEGTHLQAVHSRLRTGSVGIGIDLAKEGIAAASKAYPGIIWSVADLAAMPFADARIDAILNILSPANYAEFNRLLKSGGVLVKVVPESGYLQELRDVFYEGKQQKEEADPVARFSEQFDAVETERVTYTFALPDGLLAPLIRMTPLTWNASEEQVAEVVATGMKEITIDLRVISGVRRSGESG is encoded by the coding sequence ATGAAAATGACGAAGAAAATGCAAAGCGCGCTAGTGATGGAGAACAATATACAGCTATTCATATGCCCAATCTGTTCTGCTGAGATGGAAATAGAGGAGCATTCCCGACTCATCTGCCGGACCATGCACTCATTTGACTTGGCAAAAAGCGGATATGTCAACTTAGCGCCGCAAGCTCATGCGACGAAATATGATAAATCTCTGTTTGAAGCGAGGACTGCTGTCATGAGTAGCGGGTTTTTCGAGCCTGTCCTCGAAACTATCATTTCCCGTTTGGATAATCAATTTGCGGGATCTGATTGTCCTGTCGTATTGGATGCGGGCTGCGGAGAAGGGACCCATTTGCAGGCGGTTCATTCTAGGTTGCGGACTGGGAGTGTCGGCATAGGTATCGATTTGGCAAAGGAAGGCATTGCGGCAGCTTCGAAGGCCTATCCGGGAATCATATGGAGTGTGGCGGACTTGGCTGCCATGCCGTTTGCGGATGCTCGCATCGATGCGATTTTGAACATCTTATCACCGGCGAATTACGCGGAGTTTAACCGGTTGCTGAAATCCGGCGGCGTGTTGGTGAAAGTCGTGCCGGAAAGCGGGTACTTGCAGGAGTTGCGGGACGTCTTTTACGAAGGGAAGCAGCAGAAAGAAGAGGCTGACCCGGTAGCAAGGTTCTCTGAACAGTTCGATGCAGTCGAGACGGAACGGGTGACATATACGTTTGCGCTGCCGGATGGGCTGCTCGCGCCATTGATTCGCATGACGCCGCTCACTTGGAATGCGAGTGAAGAGCAGGTTGCTGAAGTGGTTGCGACGGGAATGAAAGAGATTACGATTGATTTACGGGTGATTTCGGGCGTGCGGCGATCGGGGGAAAGCGGCTAA
- a CDS encoding Crp/Fnr family transcriptional regulator gives MTGNGQCRHGDGTAEMQKLCISIVPIFNHLEPAEMNEIVKHTHSISHPRGHTIYHAGDISDGLYIVHKGRVKIYRLSENGKEQLVRILEPGDFTGELSLFSETVHDAYAEAMQKVELCVMSRDDFQKFLLKYPAISLKVLGEFSTRLAKTEKQAARIAMETTDTRIAMYLADLAEEWNSDRIELPMTRKDLASHIGTTPETISRKLAEFEDAGWIRQLSQREIQILDVDALLLV, from the coding sequence ATGACAGGAAACGGACAGTGCAGGCACGGTGATGGGACGGCGGAGATGCAGAAATTGTGCATCTCCATCGTCCCGATTTTCAACCATCTTGAACCGGCGGAAATGAATGAAATTGTCAAGCATACCCATTCGATCAGCCACCCACGTGGCCATACAATCTACCACGCAGGCGATATTTCGGATGGACTGTATATCGTTCATAAAGGCAGGGTGAAAATCTATCGCCTTTCTGAAAATGGCAAGGAGCAATTAGTGAGGATTCTGGAACCAGGCGATTTTACAGGGGAACTTTCTTTATTCAGTGAAACAGTGCACGACGCGTACGCCGAGGCGATGCAAAAAGTCGAGCTTTGTGTCATGAGCCGGGACGATTTCCAGAAGTTTTTATTGAAATACCCTGCCATTTCGCTCAAAGTGCTTGGTGAATTTTCTACTCGCCTCGCAAAGACAGAGAAACAGGCCGCCCGGATCGCCATGGAAACGACTGACACACGAATCGCTATGTATCTTGCAGATTTAGCGGAAGAATGGAATTCAGATCGGATTGAATTGCCGATGACCCGCAAGGACTTGGCCTCGCATATAGGCACAACACCTGAGACGATTAGCCGAAAGCTCGCGGAATTTGAAGATGCCGGCTGGATCCGCCAACTGAGCCAGCGAGAGATTCAGATTTTGGACGTGGATGCGTTATTGCTTGTTTAA
- a CDS encoding CAP-associated domain-containing protein — protein sequence MKRIFLFIIFIVALYLAKPLWEEPVSKYIDLSFLNPVDEKVENIVGKEPVTSTMNSILNAADKLFLYISSKSSEVEQLIPDKVAKPKLGKPDQSAMSIHNIELGATEDQVKAELGEPKSYSLNEYGTEWFTYHEDYQNFVMISFDENSKVNAIYTNDDLISSKAGIRYGTPKADVRKAYGEPLKEIRKGLNIYVLQENEGMDLFRAGDVYIYVFYDLHQNETVTAVQLITTALEQRKSGMYAGGDVSLRNGFEQQLFDLTNAARVRHGRSILQWNESIAETARKHSRDMAIKDYFSHENLEGLSPFDRMKEDDIKFRRAGENLAYGQSSSIFAHEGLMNSLGHRENILIKDYSHLGIGVAFNEKSQPYYTENFFLQ from the coding sequence GTGAAGCGGATTTTTCTATTCATCATTTTCATAGTTGCACTTTATCTCGCAAAACCTTTATGGGAAGAGCCCGTTTCTAAATACATCGACCTTTCCTTCCTGAATCCTGTTGATGAAAAGGTTGAAAACATAGTAGGAAAAGAACCGGTCACTTCCACCATGAACTCCATCCTTAACGCTGCCGATAAATTATTCCTTTATATATCTTCGAAGTCATCAGAAGTAGAACAGCTTATTCCTGACAAAGTGGCTAAACCGAAATTGGGCAAACCTGATCAGTCCGCAATGTCCATCCATAATATCGAGCTAGGTGCTACCGAGGATCAAGTAAAGGCAGAACTTGGCGAGCCCAAAAGCTATTCATTGAATGAATACGGCACCGAGTGGTTCACATACCATGAAGATTACCAGAATTTCGTTATGATTTCCTTCGATGAAAATTCGAAAGTGAATGCCATTTACACGAATGATGACCTCATTTCCTCGAAAGCAGGAATCCGGTACGGCACACCGAAAGCTGATGTCCGGAAAGCCTATGGCGAGCCGTTGAAAGAGATCCGGAAAGGCTTGAATATCTATGTCCTGCAGGAAAACGAGGGAATGGATCTCTTTAGAGCCGGGGATGTCTATATATATGTGTTTTACGATCTTCATCAGAATGAAACCGTGACAGCCGTCCAGCTCATCACTACCGCGTTAGAACAAAGAAAATCAGGGATGTACGCAGGCGGAGATGTATCGTTGCGCAACGGGTTCGAGCAGCAATTATTCGATTTAACGAACGCCGCCCGTGTCCGGCACGGCCGCTCAATATTGCAATGGAATGAGAGTATCGCTGAAACAGCGCGCAAGCATAGCCGCGATATGGCGATCAAAGACTATTTCAGCCATGAAAACTTGGAGGGGCTTTCGCCTTTCGATCGGATGAAAGAGGATGATATCAAATTCCGCAGGGCTGGTGAAAATTTGGCGTATGGGCAATCGAGCAGCATTTTCGCTCATGAGGGATTGATGAATTCCTTAGGGCATCGGGAGAATATATTAATTAAAGACTATAGCCACCTCGGCATCGGGGTCGCTTTCAACGAGAAGTCGCAGCCGTATTACACGGAGAACTTTTTCCTGCAATGA
- a CDS encoding heavy metal translocating P-type ATPase translates to MNAKRTSQITAVTGLLLAAAIGLHLAGFHEWRQILLISATVLAGIPIAFKAFKALKMKAFSIELLVTIAVIGALFIGEYVESAAVTFLFLFGAYLEARTLEKTRSSLKALVDMAPLEATIIRDGETMTISVDDVEEGDRVIIRSGEKVAIDGRIVSGNATLNEAAITGESVPASKVLDDRVFSGTIVDNGFIEVIAERVGDDTTFARIIELVEEAQESQSKTEKFLDRFANVYTPAIVVLSVLVYVFTRNIEMTLTFLVIACPGALVISAPVSIVAGIGNGARHGVLIKGGDIMEKLAKIDTVVFDKTGTLTRGKPEVTDIHAIGIGKTDLLQIVAEAEMISEHHLGQTIVKEARNQGLQLVNEPENAEVIKGNGIRATIEGKMLAIGNRKLMVAEEIQVDQAIEDYAIAREKAGNTAIFASIDGKISGVLSIADRIRPEAMDALRELRASGVKQMIMLTGDNRHTAELVGEQLGLDQVHAELLPEDKVAMVQQLIDAGHRVAMAGDGINDAPAIATADIGLAMGVGGTDISMETADVVLMADRLDQFSHAYSLAKATVRNMKQNTFFAVGTVALLLAGVLLGKVFLASGMLIHEVSVLLVILNAIRLIRYTKRKPVKRQNLERELLPE, encoded by the coding sequence ATGAATGCAAAACGAACTTCCCAAATCACCGCCGTGACTGGACTGCTGCTCGCGGCGGCAATCGGGCTCCATCTCGCAGGATTCCATGAATGGCGGCAAATACTTCTCATTTCGGCAACCGTTCTTGCCGGCATCCCAATTGCTTTCAAAGCATTCAAGGCATTGAAAATGAAAGCATTCAGCATTGAATTATTAGTGACAATCGCTGTCATCGGTGCATTGTTCATCGGTGAATACGTCGAGTCCGCCGCAGTGACATTCCTGTTTTTATTTGGCGCGTATCTCGAAGCACGCACGCTCGAAAAAACACGTTCTTCCCTGAAAGCACTCGTCGATATGGCGCCGCTCGAAGCAACTATCATCCGTGACGGTGAGACGATGACTATTTCGGTCGACGACGTTGAAGAAGGCGACCGGGTCATTATCCGGTCCGGTGAAAAAGTAGCCATCGATGGCCGGATCGTGTCAGGAAATGCAACGTTGAATGAGGCAGCCATCACTGGTGAATCCGTCCCTGCTTCAAAAGTGCTCGATGACCGTGTCTTCAGCGGAACAATTGTCGATAATGGGTTCATCGAAGTGATTGCGGAGCGAGTCGGTGATGATACGACATTTGCACGCATCATCGAACTTGTGGAAGAGGCACAGGAATCACAGTCGAAGACGGAGAAATTCCTAGACCGCTTCGCCAATGTGTACACACCTGCTATCGTCGTCCTTTCTGTCCTTGTTTATGTATTCACACGGAATATCGAAATGACGCTCACCTTCCTCGTCATCGCTTGTCCCGGAGCTCTCGTCATCTCCGCACCTGTCTCAATTGTCGCAGGCATCGGAAACGGCGCTCGCCACGGCGTTCTTATCAAAGGCGGCGACATTATGGAGAAGCTAGCGAAAATCGATACGGTCGTTTTCGATAAAACCGGCACATTGACACGCGGGAAACCTGAAGTGACGGATATTCATGCAATTGGCATCGGCAAAACGGACCTCCTGCAAATCGTCGCAGAAGCCGAAATGATTTCCGAACATCACCTCGGCCAAACAATCGTCAAGGAAGCGAGGAACCAAGGCCTTCAACTGGTGAACGAACCGGAAAACGCCGAAGTGATTAAAGGAAACGGCATCCGGGCGACAATTGAAGGAAAGATGCTCGCAATCGGCAACCGGAAACTGATGGTTGCTGAAGAAATTCAAGTGGATCAGGCGATCGAAGACTATGCAATCGCCCGTGAGAAAGCCGGGAACACTGCAATCTTCGCAAGTATCGACGGCAAAATCTCTGGGGTTCTGTCAATCGCGGACCGGATTCGTCCCGAAGCGATGGATGCGCTCCGCGAACTGCGGGCAAGCGGCGTCAAACAGATGATCATGCTAACTGGCGACAACCGCCATACAGCCGAACTCGTCGGTGAACAATTAGGCTTGGATCAAGTACATGCAGAATTATTGCCGGAAGATAAAGTCGCCATGGTCCAACAACTGATAGACGCCGGTCACCGCGTTGCGATGGCAGGCGATGGAATTAACGACGCACCGGCAATTGCGACTGCAGATATCGGGCTTGCAATGGGCGTAGGTGGAACTGATATCTCGATGGAAACTGCCGATGTCGTCCTTATGGCAGACCGGCTCGACCAATTCTCACATGCCTATTCACTCGCAAAAGCGACTGTCCGCAATATGAAACAGAATACATTCTTTGCAGTTGGCACAGTCGCATTGCTACTCGCAGGTGTACTGCTCGGCAAAGTGTTCCTCGCTTCCGGCATGCTAATTCACGAAGTTAGCGTCCTGCTCGTTATTTTGAACGCCATCCGGTTAATCCGCTATACTAAGAGAAAGCCTGTAAAACGGCAAAACTTGGAACGGGAATTACTACCGGAATGA
- a CDS encoding heavy-metal-associated domain-containing protein, with amino-acid sequence MKKILLNLEPLTCPSCIKKIEGALNKMDGVIEAKVLFNSGKVRAQFDESKIAAEQIAKTVSGLGYPVISQKVS; translated from the coding sequence ATGAAGAAAATCTTATTGAACTTGGAGCCGTTGACTTGCCCATCTTGCATCAAGAAAATTGAAGGTGCTTTGAACAAAATGGATGGCGTCATTGAAGCAAAAGTGCTGTTCAACTCAGGAAAAGTCCGTGCACAATTTGACGAAAGCAAAATCGCCGCTGAGCAAATCGCGAAAACAGTTTCCGGACTTGGCTATCCGGTCATCTCACAAAAAGTTTCATGA
- a CDS encoding phosphoribosylaminoimidazolesuccinocarboxamide synthase produces MELVYKGKTKDVYKLEDGNVLLAFKDDVTGEDGVFDPGANTVGLTIEGAGQSGLRMTKFFFEKLADKGIPTHYINADIENVTMTVKPATVFGKGLEVICRFRAVGSFLRRYGAYCEEGQPLDAFVEVTIKDDDRNDPPINEDALAQLGILTEDEYAVLEKLTKEISIVVKEELAVKGLELYDIKLEFGHDPEGNIMLIDEISGGNMRVYQDGVYVAPLDLEKLVLA; encoded by the coding sequence ATGGAACTTGTATATAAAGGCAAGACGAAAGATGTTTATAAATTGGAAGATGGCAATGTTTTATTGGCATTCAAAGATGACGTGACCGGGGAAGACGGCGTGTTCGACCCAGGAGCAAATACAGTAGGATTGACGATTGAAGGCGCAGGGCAATCAGGCTTGCGCATGACGAAATTCTTTTTTGAGAAATTGGCGGATAAAGGAATCCCGACGCATTATATCAATGCCGATATCGAAAATGTGACAATGACTGTGAAACCGGCAACAGTATTCGGAAAAGGTCTGGAAGTCATTTGCCGGTTCCGCGCTGTCGGAAGCTTCCTGCGTCGATACGGGGCATATTGCGAAGAAGGACAACCGTTGGATGCGTTTGTTGAAGTGACAATTAAAGACGATGACCGCAATGACCCGCCGATCAATGAGGATGCATTAGCGCAGCTCGGCATTTTGACGGAGGACGAGTATGCGGTATTAGAAAAATTGACGAAGGAAATTTCAATTGTCGTGAAAGAGGAACTTGCGGTGAAGGGGCTTGAGTTGTACGACATTAAGCTCGAATTCGGACATGATCCGGAAGGGAATATCATGCTGATCGACGAAATTTCTGGCGGCAATATGCGTGTGTATCAAGATGGTGTGTATGTGGCGCCGCTAGACCTGGAGAAATTGGTATTAGCTTAA
- a CDS encoding pentapeptide repeat-containing protein, with protein MAIKKDKRVKPKLSMEHELLRPSDIWSRDGFIEKVRFEGGIMPGADGERLVFDNCVFKDMSFANSDWRGAEFVDVLFQTCDFSNVQMENVMFHRCEIVASKLTGTDMANSNIGHLLMKECDARYANFNFSKMKEVEFAECNLEDSDFYECDFKQVRFEKCKLDDVNFSETDLDGVDLSNNTYERIEVTVPKIAGCIVSTEQALGFARALGLTVRDE; from the coding sequence ATGGCGATTAAAAAGGACAAGCGGGTGAAACCGAAATTGTCGATGGAACATGAGCTGTTGAGGCCTTCGGATATATGGAGTCGGGACGGGTTCATTGAAAAAGTGAGATTTGAAGGCGGTATAATGCCAGGTGCAGATGGGGAGCGCCTCGTGTTCGATAATTGCGTGTTCAAAGACATGTCATTTGCGAACAGTGATTGGAGAGGCGCAGAATTCGTCGATGTTTTATTCCAAACATGTGATTTCTCAAACGTCCAAATGGAAAATGTCATGTTCCACCGATGCGAAATCGTTGCTTCCAAGCTGACGGGTACAGATATGGCCAATTCCAATATAGGACATCTCCTCATGAAGGAATGTGATGCCCGCTATGCGAACTTCAATTTTTCTAAAATGAAGGAAGTCGAGTTCGCGGAGTGCAACTTAGAGGATAGCGATTTTTACGAATGCGATTTCAAACAGGTCCGATTTGAAAAGTGCAAGCTTGATGATGTGAATTTCTCGGAAACCGATTTGGATGGCGTGGATTTATCCAACAATACATACGAGCGCATAGAAGTGACAGTGCCGAAGATTGCGGGATGCATCGTTTCGACGGAGCAGGCGCTCGGCTTTGCGCGTGCGCTCGGTCTAACGGTGAGGGATGAATGA
- a CDS encoding superoxide dismutase family protein gives MKRKLLMVLLISVIIVVAGCGKANKKVPVSGEQMEAIVSPLLNTKGKVIGEVTLVQETEGVMINVQAEDLPPGLHGIHFHETGVCTPPDFTSSGGHFNPAGKEHGFDNPKGFHLGDLPNIEVPKDGKVSFRLTNSEITLKKGQENSILDKDGSAIVIHEKADDYKTDPAGDSGARIACAAITGKK, from the coding sequence ATGAAGCGAAAGCTATTAATGGTCTTACTAATCAGCGTCATTATCGTAGTGGCGGGGTGCGGGAAAGCGAATAAGAAGGTGCCTGTCAGCGGGGAACAAATGGAAGCGATCGTCTCTCCTTTATTGAACACTAAAGGAAAGGTAATCGGTGAAGTGACATTGGTCCAAGAGACGGAAGGCGTTATGATCAATGTGCAGGCGGAGGACTTGCCGCCTGGACTGCATGGCATTCATTTCCATGAAACCGGTGTGTGTACACCACCCGATTTCACTTCTTCGGGAGGGCATTTCAATCCGGCCGGGAAGGAACACGGCTTTGACAATCCAAAAGGCTTCCATCTTGGCGATTTGCCGAATATCGAAGTGCCGAAGGACGGGAAAGTGTCGTTCAGGTTGACGAATTCAGAAATTACACTGAAAAAAGGCCAGGAAAACTCTATCCTCGATAAGGACGGAAGTGCAATCGTTATCCACGAAAAGGCGGATGACTACAAGACGGATCCGGCAGGGGATTCTGGTGCACGCATTGCCTGCGCTGCCATCACAGGGAAGAAATAA
- the dacB gene encoding D-alanyl-D-alanine carboxypeptidase/D-alanyl-D-alanine endopeptidase, whose product MLMKQQCLLKRAFLAMVIALIALFPVTHEGTYSSVAASGETTPVASIDSTTLDQKLQAIVKDPKLQGGITGVSVRKADTGETIYSHLGDIRLRPASNMKLLTGSTAMDILGPDYQFSTEVLTDGQVKGKMIHGNLYLKGKGDPTLMKKDLDQFAKDLKAKGIDKINGNLIADDSWYDGDRYSQDLNWSDEHNYVGAQVSALTLSPNEDYDAGTVIVEVNAGNKAGDLPKVTLTPETDYVEIVNRATTVAKGETKSISIAREHGTNRIIIEGKIPVEGTRSQSWSAVWEPTGLTLDVFKKSLEEQGIQIVGNGGMKTGVTPGNATVLLSKKSMPLRELFIPFMKLSNNGHAETLVKEMGKVQRGEGSWSAGLAVMKDKLKQFGVNTDTIVLRDGSGMSHKNLVSADEFTKLLYNIQGKSWFPAFEASLPIAGVPERLIGGTLRNRMGSGLTAGNVTAKTGSITGVSTLSGYVTAKDGSELIFSILINNYVTGPVTPIEDAIAKVLAEYEF is encoded by the coding sequence ATGTTAATGAAACAGCAATGTCTTCTCAAAAGGGCTTTCCTGGCAATGGTAATTGCTTTGATCGCCTTATTTCCGGTAACACATGAAGGAACGTATTCATCTGTCGCCGCATCCGGGGAAACGACTCCCGTAGCATCCATTGATTCGACAACTTTAGACCAAAAATTACAGGCAATAGTAAAAGACCCGAAGCTCCAAGGGGGAATTACCGGGGTCAGTGTACGGAAAGCCGATACGGGTGAAACGATTTATTCCCACCTCGGTGATATCCGGCTACGCCCTGCTTCCAATATGAAATTGCTTACGGGCTCGACGGCAATGGACATATTGGGTCCTGACTATCAGTTCTCGACAGAAGTGCTGACGGACGGACAAGTAAAAGGAAAAATGATTCACGGCAATCTTTATCTGAAAGGTAAAGGCGACCCGACGTTGATGAAAAAGGATTTGGATCAATTCGCAAAGGATTTGAAGGCGAAAGGGATCGACAAGATCAACGGAAACCTGATTGCTGACGACAGTTGGTATGACGGCGACCGTTATTCCCAGGATTTGAACTGGTCGGATGAGCATAATTATGTCGGAGCACAGGTTTCTGCACTGACGCTTTCCCCGAACGAAGACTATGACGCGGGAACTGTTATTGTCGAAGTGAATGCTGGCAATAAAGCCGGGGATCTTCCGAAAGTGACACTCACTCCGGAAACGGACTATGTTGAGATTGTCAACCGTGCAACGACTGTGGCGAAAGGCGAAACGAAAAGTATTTCCATAGCGCGTGAGCATGGAACGAACAGAATCATTATTGAAGGCAAAATTCCTGTAGAAGGTACGAGATCCCAGTCATGGTCAGCTGTTTGGGAACCAACAGGATTAACCCTCGATGTCTTTAAGAAGTCACTCGAAGAACAAGGCATCCAAATTGTCGGGAACGGCGGGATGAAGACCGGTGTGACACCTGGGAACGCTACCGTTCTTCTTTCGAAAAAATCGATGCCGCTAAGAGAACTTTTCATTCCATTCATGAAGTTGAGCAACAACGGACACGCCGAAACGTTGGTGAAGGAAATGGGGAAAGTACAACGCGGCGAAGGTAGTTGGAGTGCAGGTCTCGCCGTAATGAAGGATAAGCTGAAGCAATTCGGCGTCAACACGGATACGATCGTCCTTCGCGACGGCTCCGGCATGTCGCATAAAAACCTCGTTTCTGCAGATGAATTCACAAAATTACTGTATAACATTCAAGGCAAAAGCTGGTTCCCTGCGTTCGAGGCTTCCTTGCCGATTGCGGGCGTTCCTGAGCGGTTGATTGGGGGCACGCTCCGCAATCGGATGGGCAGTGGGTTGACGGCCGGAAATGTTACTGCAAAAACCGGATCCATCACAGGCGTCTCCACCCTTTCCGGTTACGTCACCGCGAAAGATGGCTCGGAACTAATTTTCTCAATCTTAATCAACAATTATGTAACCGGACCTGTTACGCCGATTGAAGATGCGATTGCGAAAGTGCTCGCGGAATATGAGTTTTGA
- a CDS encoding zinc-dependent alcohol dehydrogenase, with translation MKAVTFQGVKDIQVKKVEAPKIEKPDDIIVKVTSTAICGSDLHIYLGALPTHKGYVIGHEPMGIVEETGPNVTKVKKGDRVIIPFNISCGKCFYCEHQMESQCDNSNPNPHVDTGGYFGFTERYGEYPGGQAEYLRVPYGNFTPFLVPESCELPDEALLFLSDVLPTAYWSVEHAGVKRGDTVAVLGCGPVGLMAQKFAWMKGAKRVIAVDHVPYRLNHAVKMNKVEAFNFDDYDNMGAHIKEITRGGVDIVIDCVGMDGKKNIAEKVGQKLKMQGGTLSAVEIGYQAVRKFGTIHLTGVYGSLYNMFPLGNMFERNITLKMGQAPVIHYMPTLFDKITKGEFDPTEIITHVVPMEEASAAYHHFYEHEDDCIKVILKP, from the coding sequence ATGAAAGCTGTAACGTTCCAAGGTGTGAAGGATATTCAGGTGAAAAAGGTTGAGGCACCGAAGATCGAGAAGCCTGATGATATTATTGTCAAGGTGACGTCCACTGCGATTTGCGGGTCCGATCTGCATATCTATTTAGGCGCGTTACCTACACATAAGGGATATGTCATTGGCCATGAACCGATGGGAATTGTTGAAGAAACTGGACCGAATGTAACGAAAGTGAAGAAAGGCGACCGGGTCATCATTCCGTTCAATATTTCATGCGGCAAATGCTTTTATTGCGAGCATCAGATGGAAAGCCAATGCGACAATTCGAATCCGAATCCCCATGTCGATACGGGCGGGTATTTCGGATTCACCGAACGGTATGGGGAATATCCTGGCGGCCAGGCGGAATATTTGCGCGTCCCGTATGGCAATTTCACACCGTTTCTCGTACCGGAGTCTTGCGAACTTCCTGACGAGGCGTTGCTTTTCCTGTCCGATGTGCTGCCAACCGCCTATTGGAGCGTCGAGCATGCCGGCGTGAAGCGTGGGGATACGGTTGCCGTGCTTGGTTGCGGACCTGTCGGATTAATGGCACAAAAATTCGCGTGGATGAAAGGCGCGAAACGCGTCATCGCAGTCGACCATGTCCCGTATCGGCTGAATCACGCTGTGAAGATGAACAAAGTGGAAGCTTTCAATTTCGATGACTATGACAATATGGGCGCGCATATTAAAGAGATCACCCGTGGCGGCGTTGATATTGTCATTGATTGCGTCGGAATGGATGGAAAGAAGAATATTGCGGAGAAGGTCGGTCAAAAGTTGAAGATGCAAGGCGGGACGTTAAGTGCAGTGGAAATCGGTTACCAAGCCGTGCGTAAATTCGGGACGATCCATCTGACAGGCGTCTACGGTTCGCTCTACAACATGTTTCCACTCGGGAATATGTTCGAACGGAATATTACGCTGAAGATGGGGCAAGCCCCCGTCATCCACTACATGCCTACACTTTTTGATAAGATTACGAAAGGCGAATTCGATCCGACGGAAATCATTACGCATGTCGTTCCGATGGAGGAAGCGTCCGCTGCGTATCATCATTTCTACGAGCACGAAGATGATTGCATTAAAGTGATATTGAAGCCATAA